The Diadema setosum unplaced genomic scaffold, eeDiaSeto1 scaffold_29, whole genome shotgun sequence genomic interval TATAATAAATTTAAAATCAgggaatttaaaatgaaataaagctgtCCAATATAGTATCGTTCTCGATAATCATTATCTCTAATATCCTGAACGCATCAACtgtatggggaaaaaaaagttcagaAACTGCGCGCAATATCGTCAAggtaaaaaaattatatatataagtaGAAACATTTCCGTGCTGGTTGCCCTGTGATCAGTCACAGAACATGCAACAGATGATTAATAATTTGCGCATGCCCAACATATTACAGAATACTGTGTCTAAATGTGTCGCATAGGAAAGTTGAGGGTATTAAATTTTAGTTTCATGTGCTTGGTTATTGTACATCAAAATTGAGCGAACAAATATGCTTTTTTGTGTTAGGTTTACTATGGCTTTCCTAGTTAGATCGACAAACTTTGTAATCGACaaattttgtaatgtatttcgTAAGCACGACAttatcttctcttctttcactaTAGGCTGCGCTCTCTTGAGGCATCAATCATTTTTACTGCGTACTGTATTCCATACATGCCCTCGTCCTCACGGTTACAATCTGTTCCGCTGGAAAGCAGCTCGACAATGTATCACTTTCGAAGACGCTTGGCTAATTGTCTCTGTGTCTTTCGCTcttggtgtatgcatcaaaatgatttaagcttttctctctctctctctctcttcctcttttccctGTTATTTGTTCCCTTTTTTgacacttttgctttcttttttgttattccCCACTTTCTTAGTTTCCCGCATTCTTTGTACTCGTAAGTTTTTCACCCCCTCCCTTTCTCCacctttccctcagaggtacccACACGATACAAGCatcatagtcttttgagtgggtacctccactttttttcttcgCAGAGTGTAGAGTGTATGTATATTTCTTGTACTAATCATGCAGACATGAATATGTTGTTAATCCTGTCTGGTTATCTATATTTTCAACGACTCGCATGCCAAATTCACAATATTGTTTCCTGTACTTTCTGTTGAAAAAgataagtgaaaataaattttgaatttgaatttgaatttgaattttaatttaACAATAACtgaatgcacattttttgaggTTATACAATTTATGCAGCTGTGCGGAATATGTTCTGTTTAAAAGTATCTTTGTAGTTTTCGAGCGCTCAAGTGACCTTTAATGAAATCATGGATATTGCAGATACATTTTCTAATACTTAGTGCTTTGtttagaacacacacacacacacacacacacacacacacacacacacacaaataagacTGCATCTTCGTTATGACTGCGTTCTGACCTTGAGTTATGAGGCAAAATAGATAATGATGCTATAACTTTTGGCAGTGTTGACTCTAAAATGTTTATGGCCGAAAGAGTGTGGCAGAAATTCATCCTGTGGTTGCATTATGATTTAATTGAGTGGATTTGATTTGTCATTTAGTTGTTGTAATCAGAAAATTGTAGATAATAGCAAAAGTTAATAGTAAAACATAATATCCTGTCTCTATATATGACTGACTGTTAAACCGGAGCAGTGTGCATTAGGCAGAATATTTATGGCTCTCAGTAGTAAGGCCATTTATCTATGGCTTTTACAAATCCATACGTTTTGAGCCTAACCCTATATCGGTAACATCCTTGTCTGCAGTCACATTGTAAAGCACAAACTATTATAACCTAGCTTCATGGAGATGCACGTAGTAAAGGTCTCACACTGTCAATACAACTGATAGACAAAAGATGCTAAATGAGAAAAATCACTTTAATACAACACGGAATACAGATCCCTTGTCGCGTTTTGAAGGAAAATCCCTCATAGCCCACATTTATTTAGCTTCTGACAGCcatttgggtgtgtgtgtgtgtgtgtgtgtgtgtgtgttttaacagATTCAGCTTAACATTTTCAGCGAAATACTGAACACGAATGGTGCTTGGGCTGTCCCACTTTACTTTGACAGATTTATATTACTGTTTGAATGTTCAATAGATCGTTATCATGTGTCAGGTTGCGATGTGCagagctgtatgactcacggCGTATTATTAAACTAGAATGATACGCACGGAAAGTGGGATGAAGGAGACGTGTAATTTGCATAGATATACATTTCAACattcatttatgaatattcCGCATCATCCGATTACGAgcacaaaaagaaatgatgtatgTGCGTGATGAGACATTCTTGCAACTTATATGTGATGGACGTACAAGAAAATGTAAATGGCAAGAACGTCTACCCCTCAATTTTTACGTACCTTGTTTATCTTCAGAAAATGCAACCGTGCGCTCTGCAAAGCCAAACTTGTTTCTTGCACTGCATGTGTACTCTCTGGGTGCATCTTCCCCGTTGGGGATACCAGCCAAACTAAGCCTACTCTCAATGACACTATTGAAAGGACTCACAGATGCATCGGTTGTATTAGGAGTGTCAATGAAATGGTATCCTATCGATGTCCAGTTCACAGTGGCGGCTGGGTGTGCTTCTACGACGCACAATAAATGCTTTTGCTTTCTAATATCCGTCTGCTCGGTAGAGACAACAGTCAGTTCCTTGATGTTTGGAGGATCTGCGTCAAAAgtatacataaatcaaaatttaatgtttttgaTACGTAGAGAAGAGAACATGATTGACGATTTGAAGTGAATTGCAGGGAAATGAACCGCTATCGAGTTATCGTTTAATAAGAAGTCAATCTAATGAATTGACAGCCTGCGGTCATATTCACTACATAGGAATTTAGAACTTGTACCATTGTTTATAGCGGAGAGTTGTTACGAGATCATGATAGCCTTACATATCCTGCTGCGTAGTTCTACATGTCAAGTATCTCCATTTCCAAGTAACAGTATAGTCCTCCAAACTCTTCCAGCAAAACATCGTCTCCCATCATCGACAGTCAGAACATCTACCAAAGCAATACAgcctacccctccccccatccacAAACAGGCCTCATGGGCACTCAGCTttggttgtacatgtacattgtattgtaccTTCGTTATTAAACATATAAAAGAGATAACAGGAAGTTCCAATATCATACCATTTCCTGCGATATCCGTGAGTTATAAATTAAGTATGGAAGAATACGTGCACAAAtgcacacacgtatatacacacggATACACTTACAATATACATGGATGATTGCATTCTTTCGTCGCACAGGTGGTATACCATTGTCCGACTGACACATATATCTTCCGGATATGCTCCTATCGATGCTTTTGAATGACAACGTTGAAAATCCATAGCCGCTATTAATAGGACTTGCTGTCCCTTCTCTCGTCCAACTAACCACTGGAAGTGGGAAGCCGGATGAAGAGCAGTTGACAGCAAACTGTTGAAGTGGTGACACTTCCGACAAATCTGTAAGATTTGACCAATTCAATTGTACATTCGACGAGGTACCTGTCAAATTAAGAAACacaatttagaaaaaaacagatatcatacttacatttttttttaacactaaaTTCATTGAATCCATTCTTCGTGTAACTATcaaatcatttgtttgtttagtcATTTCTTTATGCATATAAATATTTATTTATGCGTcgttatttatttgtttaaatgcatttattcatttcattcatctaCATTTCTATTTCTCATGCGCCATTGCGCCAACGGATGTCTATCATCAGCAGATCCACATTTAAGCACTGCATAATCATGTCGGTGGATCTTAACCGACTGCAGTGTATATAATATCACAAAGTAATATTATCatattgttttctctttcttaacAAGAAATCACCTtagttatttttcatttttagactGGGAACGgggaaacaaaacatttttttttttgtatctagATACACATCATTACTCGTTCCAAGTTCCAACTAGGATTGAACACTACAAGATAAGAGCGTTGTCATTCCGTGAAATTCGTTTGAGATACGAAAGCTAGAGTCTGAGATACGAAAGATAAAGTCGATGAGATTTCACTTTGATGACATTTTGGTAGGTCCTATCAGGCTTTGCTGAAATTAGTTGAGGAGGAGCCTTTTCAGTCCCGAGGACAGTTGTAGCATCACGTCTTCCTTACAGTAAACACGATACTTTTTGGACCAAAGGCTTTTCAACAGCAGTGAGCAACCATAGTAGGATGTTATTACATTTGATTTTATAGCAACTGATTTATAGAGACATATAAAAGAAAGCGAGGGCTAAAGTCCATGTTTGGGGTAAGTCTCCACGTCGCTTTTTACGGGTAGTGGATGGACTTTGCCATTTCACCTCCCCCCTcctcaaaaacaaagaaaaataaatgcttGTTACTAATTACCTCGACGATATGGAAGGCATATGGAAGTCATAATGTGCTTTTGTAACACATGGTGTCAGGTATTCAGAGTAAAAAGTACCAATGCATcggcattttgtttttcataaatTCAGTAGTTTCTCTCAAATAAGGAAGTTCCGAAGTTTAGACCGCTTCGATTCAGTTTAGTGTTATTCTTGTTGGTCGATTTTATCTAATGTGTGATTTTAGCTTTtagcattatgtacatgtaccacaatTTGTAGTTCTTGTTTGAATGCTTATAGTAACTTTAAGAACTTATTCCTTCACGGTTGCAATGATGTATATTTCCAAAATACTGTGCGATGGGTGACGTATGCCGTAAGTCATTACACGGACCAGGACGATGCTAACCAATCAATTTCAGCTGAGAAACGGCGCTCATTATATCTGTGTCTACGTAAATCTGGCACAGATAAAGTCCTTCGTCTTGAGCCGATACGGGTGCAATGGTAAGACTGCTGGTTGTTCGACTCCTATCGAGCCGCAGCTGAAAACGTCCTCTCGATTTTTCTGATTCCTTGGGTCCACATCTGATAACCCTTGCCCCGTTCAAAGACCAGGAGAGAACGTATGATGCAGAGCTCGGATATGAAAAGTTGCAATGGAGGACCGCTGTGTCTCCGACACGCACGGAGACAACGTCGTCCGTTGATACTCCGGACTGCACTGATGATGTAACtgatagagagaggggggtggggtggggagagagacgTAAGAGGGAGGGGGACAGggaaaaagaggggaaaagacagagaaattacatacatttgaattATTACAATAGAAACAGAGATTACAGGAATTCAGtacatgcattcacatgcaggtttgtttctttgtttgttgttgttttttggatgACATATGAACTTGTATTTTGATAACAAGTAAAGGTTACAGCATTAACTGTGGAGAACACTTTATAGGAGATAAACCTTACATATCCTGCATTCACTGAAAATAATCCGTGTGGTATCCTGTCTAAATCTCAATTTTACATGGACTGCTGTCCACTTTCCAAATTATCtgaacggtttttttttttgttttttttctgtcgtcCAAATTTAAAGGTAACAGAGTCACGATGGGCAGTATGGCCTACACACAGACAtactcacacagacacacacacacacacgcatatggttttgcaaaagaaaattcGCTGAacatgtactttattttttgtttcaaattttgcaacttgtatgccaaaaaaaaaatgtctatatTTGGAAGCCCCAACAACCACAAATCAAATGAACTAAAACCAAAGGTAGCACATGTTTTCTTCCCTCCAATAGAGAATGAAGCAATGAGACTACCCTAGTAGTGGTTCTTGTGAGGAGAATCTTATTGATTAAATATCTATTGGAAAATGTTTGAATCTAACGCCTGTTACactattttatgtttgtaatatTAACTTGTTTCTATATCGTCTTTATCAAAAATTCCTTTGTGCTGAAAGAATATTTGAGGATTGGTGCCAGCTGGTAGTTAATTGTTaaagtatttcattgtttgtttcaagAAAACATTTTCTCCTATTATAACGTAAGCTCTTGGAACTGACTACTTGAACATTCATTTAGACGGAAATCCGAATTATAACTAATGGTACAGGCTAGTCAGAAAATGAAAACGATTGCAATAACTCAagttgctatcattattacagTTAACCTCGAAGGATTTAATCAGTGTTAAGACAGAAACTCACCCGATAGCATCAGGATAGGGAGACATATTAGAAACTTCGAATAGTCACCCATCTTGTCCTTCGAATATGTCGCTTTTTATGAGCAATGAGCATATTATACAGCCTGTTGATGTCGCGGTAAGTGATAATTAATACAGTGGAGTTACAGACGTTCCCgttattgtacattgtagacaGTCGAGCGAAACTGTAGTCCACAGTGTCTGTGGCACACTATCTGTTTTGATTTAATCTATCCCTGCCACAGTTTCAAAGCTGTTACAGTAATTAGCTAGCTAAAAGCAGGGTAATTTATAGTCCGGCTGTCAAGTTAGTTATGAAGGCAGGTCTTGGGAAAGCTGTCAGGAACAAAGTgttttattatgtacatgtcgCAAACTACTTTCAGTTTCTTGTACTGTTATGGGTTTAATCTTGGTACTCGAGGCTGAACCTCGTTTTACCGTCGGCCCACTGTGTTTTGATGGATATTCCCTATGTATATGAGAGTGCAGAAATCGAAACAACATGCAACACTTATATTCTTGAggatgttatatatatatatatatatatatatatatatatatatataatatatatattcttttggGTTAGGATGGTCTTCAAGGTGATCACCAAAATTTCCAATGAttagatatttccttataaTAATGGTAGATTTTTACCTACCAAAAAGGTTTTACTTTATTACGAAAGTACTTAATTTGAATTAGCTGGATGATGCTGCAGCGGCTATATTGCAACTTTtcgttttgagatattcaaaacggCCTCAGAAGAACAACCCCATGACCTTCGAAAAGgctttatataggcctactattttCTGTCATTGAGTTTGAAAATTCTAAGAAATTGTTAAATGTTtaagttttgatttttaaaaatgattCCTATGTAGTCTTGCCCTGTGAGTTTTTACCCAAACTAAACActgataacttttttttatgtccatttttttttccatttaaacaTTATGCTGTAAAGCAACTATTATCCGGGAAAAAGAAGCCAATGGGATGGGGGATAGGGCATAATGAATGGATCACAATTATTTATCCTTCAATAATTTGTGATATCTTACTGGTTATATAAACGTTTGGtcttattttgaatgtaagACGTAATTCAATTTTATATCGTTTTAGGTTATTCATTTATCTGATATCCTATTATATCCCTTTATATTACAATTATTGTTTtaacttatttttgttttatgttattgtTTTAACTTGCATTGTATACttttgtactgtatgtattttattgttatgaACAGAAACATTGTATTGCTCAAAATGTCTTTCAAATTGTGAAATGAATTATAATCTTCTTATGCAATAGAGGGCTCTTTTGAAATGCAGTTTTATGTACTGAAGAGACTACATTGTATAAAGAACTCAGAATAAATAAATCTGTATAATGTCAGAATGCATCGTAACCAAATACATGCATTTGACAAAGAGTCAACAGAAAGTAGAGTAGAACAATCCGCTTCAATTTATttcgacaaaatgaaaattgatagtaaatatatacattttcattttaatttctgcCTTGTTTTTTTCGATACAATGTATTGAAAATCATTACACACAAAATCATATGAGGTATTACGTTCCTTTTACTGCACCTTGTAGTATATCATTAGAAGTGACAATAAACTTTATAATACACAAAACAACTccagataataataatgactagAAGCAGGAAGGTAGAACTCGCGCTTCAAGACACCGCACGAGAGTTGATATTTCACCACCACTGAATGTGTGGCTATATTGACAGACGCTATGGTTAAGGTAGAAATCAGTTGAGAAAGTCTTATTACAAACTAATTGAAGGTCTTCTCCCCATTTCCATTCTCTCTTTTCCCCTCTCAATTTCACCACCTActgtttattatcatttacaTTTCATCTACGCTTTTCACATTAATCGTAATCTTATCAAATTGCATATAGGTGAAGTGCTAGAAGATCACATGTTGTGCAAGCAATAATACTTTGGCGAAAATATAATTGCTATACTATTATAAAATGCAATGCATTAATGTACACTAAGCTTAACAACTGCACGGAAAATCTTCAATACGACAAGAGGAGCTGCATTTCAATTACACAGTCACTATTGCAAATGTGCAAACAAAGCGACAGGATCAGTTCAGTGATGTAGACTTTGCCTGTCATCGAAACATTCCATCAATCCAGACTGTCACGTAATGCACTCCCATCGCTTCCTGATACATCATCTTTGATAAGATTAGATAAACAGCCCTTTATTATTGCAGTCACTGCTAAACAGtttcaatacccccccccccctgatagTTTTTCAAGCAAACATTTCCACTCTTTCACTTAACCTGACGGATCTAGCACAGACATGTAGGTGGATTCATGTTTGCAGCAAGCATCAAAATCACttattgttttacattgttcTTCCCGGCATAATTGCTTGAGCACAATGCCCTTGCTATAATGATTAACTATGCTCTCCACACACAGtgtatgtaatacatgtgtagTATTCAGGAAGTGAAGGAAGACATGAAaccacacacgcacaaaaaaagaaggaatctTACAACATCAATGAGAGCAATATATCAACACTAACGTTTACATTTTACAAACATCGATCTGCCACCATCCTAGTCTTTTGCGAAGACAGCTCGCTATAATTGGAGGACATGCACACGCAGAGCAATGACTCGCACACAAAGCACCCGAGCGGGGAGCACAGCGGCGAGCGTATTAAATTATAAAAGCGAGCTTCGCTCGCAACTCGCTGTTCGCGCGCTGCTCTCTGTATGCGTGTCTTCCGATAGCGAGCTGCCTTTAGAAAAGGCTACCACCAACCGAACAAccaatgttaaaaaaacaacaaacatacaaacaaacacggGAAAATCAGTTTCCAACAATGTCCGCACGAGTAAGGGAGTTGATCTTTGGAATTTGTTTTGAGGGCAAACCAACTTTCGTATAATCAATGACTATGCAGAAAGCAAACACTTACATTGATAAATTGGAGCACATGATGTGTGATAAAAGTACATCATTGCAATGAATCAAAGTCCGCCTGCTCATTATGTCAATATGTCAATGGGGTCAACCTCATGATACGATTGTGTATAATGAATGTGACAAAATTCTTCCCATGCGCTGTTGTCTGTCTTtcgttctctctccctctctctctcatttacCTGTATATTCAGAGCTGCGATGTTACCTCTCTGTCAATtgcagttgtttttgtttgtttgtttgtttgtttttgcggGGGGGGTTGTCTGTTTTTGCGGGGGGTAATCAAATCTAAAaagaatatgaagagtttgttcgcaaaaaccgataagtccatttttggaGATTTTGAGTACGGTCTCTgacataaagtacaaaataataccttttaaatgatatattggtcactacatataaaggtacatttctgaagttatggtcaaaagaagtaaaaagtttcttattattctctttatttttcttgacctttaatcgcaaatatctccatttggcaaatatggacttatcggtttttgcgaacaaactcttcatatataaatatatatatgaacgcCAATATCTAAACCCACAAACGGTAAGCCAAGTTCCTTTCATAGTTTAACTAGAGATGTCGCCATGGCGACTGGCATGCCTCCCCCATAacgcatgattctcccaataggtctatagtacaatgtcttcacaatgtgtgatgacagtttcacataactggcaaaatactgaaatgacaggtttatcagaaatgttttgaatgttcacttgctttgaactaggtttgctataattatCTAAGAgtacatgttcatgtattggggaattgaggatttttgcTTGACTTTTGAccgaccctttcataagtttatgcattcagtaatattcaagatatgaagaaaagttgtaattacagtataaaaacAAATAGTGAAATtgtgaggagttgaccttgacctttgacccctgatgCATGACGCATGACCCTTAAATTCCCTAGATATTCCCTGCCTGTCAGTGCATGcgtatgtactaagttccatgaggatacattgaaccatttgtgagaaaagagaaattgtaacatatcaacctgacctttgaccttttgacctttgacctaatgacatgaaactctctctggagaattttcacgcagtagtacatgtctccacaaggtttcaagaaaatacctttaaGCGTTGcaagatatgggggaaatagcaacatttttagcgtttaaccttgaccttttgacctttgacctcttgccaatttcactaaaaactactcaactaattgccccatcatacttcatccttggaccaagtttggtgaaagttgcTTTGTCCAGTTtagagttatcgcgtaaacagataaattttagggtTTGACCTTGAGCTTTGCCCTTttcctctgtccgatttcactcaaaaactaatcaaatttcccatcatacatcatcctcggacaaagtttggtgaaaccTCGGACAAAGtgtggtgaaatttgcttgatgcaGTCTTGAATTAACGGATACAACTTCATGATTtcaacttgacctttgaccttgaactttagccgatttcacccaaaatctaatcaagtaattgcacTACCATATTTCATacttggacaaagtttggtaaaattctaGTAAATATTACTCGAGTTATTGCGTAAGCGAACACGGACAGACgtacggatggacggacaacccgaaaacatgatgcctccggcaccacttcgtggcggaggcataaaaaggtaAGATCTGAGCTTCAAAATGGCACACATCCTGCTAATTTATTAGACCATCCTAACCCATGAAAAAGGAaattgaaatataaagaaaaggtTTTACATAGCAGTTAAAGATTCATAGGAAAGGGTGGCAGATAGGATTAGGGACAGTTTTGCCGAAATTGCTATGAAAATCaaagtgaacaatagttataaataGATTATTTCTACTCATCAgagtctacagttatggtttattaagagaAATAGTGATATTCTTATCTTAGGTTTTATTGCGAACTTTATTGCGATGGTCCGATGTTTTCTTGATACAGCAAACCTACACATccgcatcaaatgtgataactccaacactttttaaatcactgctccagaTGATAACCAATGTCATTAAGAAAATGTTGATACTAGTAGATACAGCAGATAACTGTACCgggtcaaaaaatatgaaataactaGAATTATTACCTATTTGAGGTAGTTTggcgaggcaattacagttggCATTTTGCAGGGTCATGGAGTTCAGCAGGCGACATTAGAGCATTTCACGAGCATCCGGGTTTTTaacatatacag includes:
- the LOC140245757 gene encoding kin of IRRE-like protein 2; this encodes MSAVSQLKLIGTSSNVQLNWSNLTDLSEVSPLQQFAVNCSSSGFPLPVVSWTREGTASPINSGYGFSTLSFKSIDRSISGRYMCQSDNGIPPVRRKNAIIHVYYPPNIKELTVVSTEQTDIRKQKHLLCVVEAHPAATVNWTSIGYHFIDTPNTTDASVSPFNSVIESRLSLAGIPNGEDAPREYTCSARNKFGFAERTVAFSEDKQERRWILAIIFGAGTTAGVLCVIVTIVFLRRGRCCHFEETVTAEYVKPIHITSFGKRRRPLPMKPSGELQDYPSALSPAVVTTKVFDSHQERSIERDYLTITEDQEEVTQETTLREPENYYDTPLEHSSLEPNIIPPPTEFTKMSPGCSSLDRRHEARFYSTKIIR